A window of Formosa sp. Hel1_31_208 contains these coding sequences:
- a CDS encoding acyl-CoA dehydrogenase family protein, with product MTSMYFTEEHELFRQSLKDFLQKEVVPHIDKWEETGHIERFIWEKFGEMGFFGLAYPEAYGGMNLDLFYTVILLEELQKIDSGGFAAAIWAHAYLAMTHVNKEGDHDLKEKYLAPSITGEKIGCLCITEPFGGSDVAGMRTTAVKKGDSYIINGSKTFITNGVFSDYLVVAAKTNPELGNKGISIFIMDRDIPGVSATKLDKLGWRASDTGEIAFDNVTIPASNLMGEENQGFPYIMQHFALERLIMGINAHARAEYALDYARNYMSERQAFGKSINKFQALRHTFADCYADMLMCKEFNYAIANRLDKGEYVVKEATISKLRSTKMADEVIYQCLQFLGGYGYMEEYPMARLLRDSRLGPIGGGTSEILREIIAKMVIDNKDYKPAT from the coding sequence ATGACGAGTATGTACTTCACCGAAGAACATGAATTATTCAGACAAAGTTTAAAAGATTTTTTGCAAAAAGAGGTCGTTCCGCATATTGATAAGTGGGAGGAAACAGGTCATATAGAACGTTTCATATGGGAGAAATTTGGAGAAATGGGATTCTTTGGATTAGCGTATCCAGAAGCTTATGGAGGTATGAATCTCGACTTGTTTTATACAGTCATCCTTCTTGAAGAACTTCAGAAAATTGATTCTGGCGGATTTGCAGCTGCAATATGGGCACATGCTTATTTAGCAATGACACATGTTAATAAAGAAGGTGATCATGATCTGAAAGAAAAATATCTAGCACCAAGTATCACAGGTGAGAAAATAGGTTGTCTTTGTATTACCGAACCTTTTGGGGGAAGTGATGTTGCAGGAATGCGAACTACAGCTGTAAAAAAAGGGGATAGCTATATAATTAACGGGTCAAAAACGTTTATTACCAATGGAGTGTTTAGCGATTATTTAGTTGTCGCAGCGAAAACAAATCCAGAACTTGGAAACAAAGGGATTAGCATTTTTATCATGGATCGTGATATACCTGGTGTATCAGCGACCAAATTAGATAAATTAGGATGGCGCGCCTCTGATACTGGAGAAATAGCATTTGATAATGTGACTATTCCAGCCTCCAATTTAATGGGAGAGGAGAATCAAGGATTTCCATATATTATGCAACATTTTGCATTAGAACGATTAATTATGGGAATTAATGCCCACGCAAGAGCAGAATACGCTTTAGACTATGCAAGAAATTACATGAGTGAAAGACAGGCTTTTGGAAAATCAATCAATAAATTTCAAGCCTTACGTCATACGTTTGCCGATTGCTACGCAGATATGCTCATGTGTAAAGAATTTAATTATGCCATCGCTAATCGTTTAGACAAAGGTGAGTATGTTGTTAAAGAAGCCACAATCTCTAAGCTGCGTTCTACTAAAATGGCTGATGAAGTGATTTATCAATGTTTACAATTTTTAGGAGGCTATGGTTACATGGAAGAATATCCTATGGCAAGATTATTGCGTGATAGTAGATTGGGGCCAATAGGCGGAGGAACCTCTGAAATCTTGCGAGAGATTATCGCAAAAATGGTAATTGATAACAAGGATTATAAACCGGCAACATAA
- a CDS encoding carboxypeptidase-like regulatory domain-containing protein, translating to MKKSLALALLLSTIIGFSQTEVKNKIVDFGTLIPIESASIYVKNTTIGTVSNADGRFLLQVPSEFSKDTLIISSIGYKTFKIPVSEFDNTSEVYLEEDVASLDEILLIAETRPKTGNDIVLKAIEKLSVNLPDSAYIQKGFLRHKERNKVEFKWLIESAITVYDSGYTTKSSEHLKINVDEMRKSYDLRDVDSIFSYVSYNNQNSRRNRLKPKDVDRTKLKTSQLVKAIKWNDNRVNGLQNIFQGKLNLLRNSKDSKALFGDDILDKHHFELDTILVDNDRKIYKIKITDSTDFVGLGTKGIFNEGYVANGWLYIYYDNYAIKKIEYELVAASDAQKVRSKRLFDTQVNHKLVMTYIEYEDKMYPNYIYYETPKLVNVGFKADEKVSDEDKARYNKEERYYYTIQEILFSEIILDKEVIKTALLQDWNMDIFSQKPYNKEFWKNYNVLLESEEDEKLIEDLSTRASLYKD from the coding sequence ATGAAGAAATCCCTTGCTTTAGCACTGCTGCTATCCACAATTATTGGATTTTCACAAACTGAAGTAAAAAATAAAATTGTTGATTTTGGAACATTAATTCCAATAGAAAGCGCAAGTATCTATGTCAAGAATACGACAATTGGTACGGTTAGTAATGCAGATGGACGCTTTTTACTTCAAGTCCCATCAGAGTTTTCAAAAGACACCTTAATCATTTCATCTATTGGTTATAAGACCTTTAAAATACCTGTAAGTGAATTTGATAACACATCAGAAGTTTATCTAGAAGAAGATGTGGCCTCGTTAGATGAAATTTTATTAATCGCAGAAACTCGTCCAAAAACAGGTAATGACATTGTGCTTAAAGCGATTGAAAAATTAAGCGTTAATTTACCAGATTCAGCCTATATACAAAAAGGGTTTTTAAGACATAAAGAGCGTAATAAAGTGGAGTTTAAATGGCTCATTGAAAGCGCTATTACCGTATATGATTCTGGTTATACTACCAAAAGTTCAGAACATTTAAAAATTAATGTCGATGAAATGCGAAAGAGTTATGACTTGAGAGATGTGGATAGTATTTTTTCTTATGTGTCTTATAATAACCAAAATTCAAGACGAAACCGATTGAAGCCAAAAGACGTAGATAGAACTAAACTGAAAACATCGCAATTGGTTAAAGCGATTAAATGGAATGATAATCGCGTTAATGGCTTGCAAAATATTTTTCAAGGAAAATTGAATTTACTCCGAAATTCTAAGGATTCAAAAGCATTATTTGGGGATGATATTTTAGATAAACATCATTTTGAATTAGACACAATACTAGTGGATAATGATCGAAAAATTTACAAGATTAAAATAACAGATAGTACCGATTTTGTTGGCCTCGGAACTAAAGGTATATTTAATGAAGGTTATGTTGCCAATGGCTGGTTGTACATCTATTATGATAATTATGCGATTAAAAAAATAGAGTATGAACTTGTGGCTGCTTCGGATGCGCAAAAAGTACGGAGCAAACGATTATTTGATACACAGGTGAATCATAAACTGGTGATGACTTATATCGAGTATGAAGATAAAATGTATCCAAATTACATCTATTACGAAACGCCTAAATTAGTTAATGTTGGATTTAAAGCAGATGAGAAGGTGAGTGATGAAGACAAAGCACGTTACAATAAGGAAGAACGTTACTATTACACCATCCAAGAAATTTTATTTTCTGAAATCATTTTAGATAAAGAAGTGATAAAAACTGCGCTATTACAAGATTGGAATATGGATATCTTTTCTCAAAAACCGTATAACAAAGAGTTTTGGAAAAATTACAATGTACTTTTAGAAAGTGAGGAAGATGAAAAACTTATTGAAGATTTAAGTACACGAGCGTCCTTATATAAGGACTAA
- the rpsU gene encoding 30S ribosomal protein S21, giving the protein MLIIPVKEGENIDRALKRFKRKFVKTTIKNQLQERKQYTKPSIARRAQVQKAQYVQGLRDQETV; this is encoded by the coding sequence ATGTTAATAATTCCAGTAAAAGAAGGAGAAAATATAGATAGAGCGCTAAAACGTTTCAAGCGAAAGTTTGTAAAGACAACGATTAAGAATCAGTTGCAAGAACGTAAACAGTATACAAAACCTTCAATTGCACGTAGAGCTCAAGTTCAAAAAGCACAATACGTTCAGGGTCTCCGAGATCAAGAAACTGTATAA
- a CDS encoding tyrosine-type recombinase/integrase — translation MAFKAFSDYLLLEKNYSKLTLKAYLNDLEEFQIFAISEFNSDSINEVHYNQIRNWIVALVESGITNRTINRKISSLNTYYRFLLKIKAIEVNPLNKHKALKVNKKIQVPFSEAEMKAVMDAVHSANDFEGLRNRLIIELFYATGIRRIELVNLKCSDVDFANKSLKVLGKRNKERYIPLLDSVIDTIKSYMKVRNELVIVSDDTYLFLTKKGVKVYETLVYRIINDYFSMVSSKVKRSPHILRHSFATHLLNQGANLNAVKELLGHSSLAATQVYTHNSIAELKKVYTDAHPRSKK, via the coding sequence ATGGCTTTTAAAGCATTTTCTGATTATCTGTTGCTAGAAAAAAATTATTCTAAGCTCACTCTTAAAGCCTACCTTAATGATTTAGAAGAGTTTCAAATATTTGCCATTTCAGAATTTAACTCCGATTCAATAAATGAGGTTCATTATAATCAAATTCGAAACTGGATTGTCGCTCTTGTAGAAAGTGGCATTACCAATAGAACTATAAATCGAAAAATTTCTTCATTAAATACGTATTATAGATTTCTATTAAAAATTAAAGCTATTGAAGTTAACCCCTTGAATAAGCATAAGGCACTCAAAGTTAACAAAAAGATTCAAGTCCCATTTTCTGAAGCTGAAATGAAGGCTGTCATGGATGCTGTGCATTCAGCCAATGATTTTGAAGGATTGCGAAACCGATTAATTATAGAGCTTTTTTATGCCACAGGAATACGGCGTATTGAATTGGTGAACTTAAAATGTTCAGATGTTGATTTTGCTAATAAAAGCTTAAAGGTATTAGGTAAACGAAATAAGGAACGGTATATCCCGTTATTGGATTCAGTAATCGATACCATAAAGTCCTATATGAAAGTACGAAATGAACTCGTAATTGTAAGCGATGATACTTACTTGTTTTTAACCAAAAAAGGGGTTAAAGTTTATGAAACTCTTGTGTACAGAATTATAAATGACTACTTTAGTATGGTATCCTCAAAGGTAAAAAGGAGTCCGCATATATTAAGGCATTCATTTGCAACTCATTTGCTAAATCAAGGAGCAAACCTAAATGCTGTAAAAGAGCTTCTTGGTCATTCAAGTTTAGCAGCGACCCAAGTCTATACACATAATAGTATAGCTGAATTAAAGAAAGTGTATACAGATGCACACCCGAGAAGTAAAAAATAA
- the hpf gene encoding ribosome hibernation-promoting factor, HPF/YfiA family, with protein MKVNTQSVNFNADRKLIDFIQKRMDKLDLFYDKIIQADVYLKVENTSDKENKIFEATLKVPGDSLIVKKQCKSFEEGTDAAVSSLERQLKKRKQKLRTHI; from the coding sequence ATGAAGGTAAACACGCAATCGGTAAATTTCAATGCAGACAGAAAATTAATTGATTTCATTCAAAAGCGAATGGATAAGTTAGATTTGTTTTATGATAAGATCATTCAGGCTGATGTCTATTTAAAAGTTGAAAATACTAGCGATAAAGAAAATAAAATTTTTGAAGCAACATTAAAAGTACCAGGAGATAGCTTAATAGTTAAAAAGCAGTGTAAATCTTTTGAAGAAGGCACAGATGCGGCAGTTTCGTCATTAGAAAGGCAACTAAAAAAGCGAAAACAAAAATTAAGAACACATATCTAG
- the tuf gene encoding elongation factor Tu, whose protein sequence is MAKATFDRSKPHLNIGTIGHVDHGKTTLTAAITKVLADAGLSEARSFDQIDNAPEEKERGITINTSHVEYATANRHYAHVDCPGHADYVKNMVTGAAQMDGAILVVAATDGPMPQTREHILLGRQVGIPRMVVFMNKVDMVDDEELLELVEMEIRDLLSFYEYDGDNGPVIAGSALGALNGEQKWVDTVMELMEAVDTWIEEPVRDMDKPFLMPIEDVFSITGRGTVATGRIETGVANTGDPVEIIGMGAEKLTSTITGIEMFRQILDRGEAGDNAGILLRGIEKSQISRGMVITKPGSVTPHAKFKAEVYILKKEEGGRHTPFHNNYRPQFYVRTTDVTGNIALPDGVEMVMPGDNLTITVDLIQTIAMNVGLRFAIREGGRTVGAGQVTEILD, encoded by the coding sequence ATGGCAAAGGCAACTTTCGATCGTTCAAAACCACACCTTAACATAGGTACTATTGGACACGTAGATCACGGTAAAACAACTTTAACTGCTGCTATTACTAAAGTATTAGCTGATGCAGGTTTATCTGAGGCAAGATCATTTGATCAAATTGATAACGCACCAGAAGAAAAAGAAAGAGGTATCACTATTAACACATCACACGTTGAATATGCAACAGCGAATCGTCATTACGCTCACGTTGACTGTCCAGGTCACGCGGATTACGTAAAGAACATGGTTACTGGTGCTGCTCAAATGGATGGTGCAATTTTAGTTGTAGCTGCTACAGATGGTCCAATGCCACAAACTCGTGAGCATATCCTTTTAGGTCGTCAGGTAGGTATTCCACGTATGGTTGTATTCATGAATAAAGTGGATATGGTTGATGACGAGGAATTATTAGAATTAGTAGAAATGGAAATCAGAGATTTATTATCATTCTATGAGTATGATGGAGATAATGGTCCTGTAATTGCTGGTTCTGCCTTAGGAGCACTTAATGGTGAGCAAAAATGGGTAGATACAGTAATGGAGTTAATGGAAGCTGTTGATACCTGGATCGAAGAACCGGTTCGTGATATGGATAAGCCTTTCTTAATGCCAATTGAAGATGTATTCTCAATTACTGGTCGTGGAACTGTTGCTACAGGTCGTATCGAAACTGGTGTTGCTAATACAGGTGATCCAGTTGAGATCATTGGTATGGGTGCTGAGAAATTGACATCTACGATTACTGGTATTGAAATGTTCCGTCAAATCCTTGATAGAGGAGAGGCTGGAGATAATGCAGGTATCTTATTAAGAGGTATTGAGAAATCTCAAATCTCTAGAGGTATGGTAATTACTAAGCCAGGATCTGTTACACCACACGCTAAATTTAAAGCTGAGGTTTATATCCTTAAAAAAGAAGAAGGTGGACGTCACACTCCATTTCATAATAACTATCGTCCACAGTTCTACGTACGTACAACTGATGTAACTGGAAACATTGCGCTTCCTGATGGAGTTGAAATGGTAATGCCTGGAGATAACCTTACAATCACTGTTGATTTAATTCAAACAATTGCAATGAACGTTGGTTTACGTTTCGCAATCCGTGAAGGTGGTAGAACAGTAGGTGCAGGACAGGTTACTGAAATTTTAGACTAA
- the secE gene encoding preprotein translocase subunit SecE, whose protein sequence is MAGIVNYIKESFGELKNNVSWPAWAEAQSLTILVAVFSIIFSLAVWGVDTVFSKVIKAYFNLM, encoded by the coding sequence ATGGCAGGAATAGTTAATTATATAAAAGAATCTTTTGGTGAGTTAAAAAATAACGTCTCATGGCCTGCTTGGGCGGAGGCGCAAAGTTTAACCATATTAGTAGCTGTATTTTCGATCATTTTTTCATTAGCTGTTTGGGGCGTTGATACTGTTTTTAGTAAAGTAATTAAGGCTTACTTTAACTTAATGTAA
- the nusG gene encoding transcription termination/antitermination protein NusG produces MSETNVNKKWYVVRAVSGQENKIKAYIENEISRLGLEDFVDQVLVPTEKVIQIRNGKKINKEKVYFPGYIMIQANLSGEIPHIIKSITNVIGFLGETKGGDPVPLRQSEVNRMLGKVDELAVDADSNVAIPFTIGETVKVIDGPFNGFDGTVEKINEEKRKLEVMVKIFGRKTPLELSYMQVDKV; encoded by the coding sequence ATGTCTGAGACTAATGTAAATAAAAAGTGGTACGTTGTTAGAGCTGTAAGTGGCCAAGAAAACAAAATCAAAGCTTATATCGAGAATGAAATTTCAAGATTAGGTTTAGAAGATTTTGTGGATCAGGTGCTCGTTCCTACAGAGAAAGTTATCCAGATTCGTAATGGGAAAAAGATAAACAAAGAAAAAGTTTATTTTCCGGGTTATATTATGATTCAGGCAAATTTAAGTGGTGAGATTCCTCATATTATTAAATCTATTACTAATGTAATTGGTTTTTTAGGAGAAACAAAAGGGGGAGATCCCGTGCCGTTGAGACAATCTGAAGTTAATAGAATGTTAGGTAAAGTTGATGAATTAGCTGTTGATGCAGATTCTAACGTTGCAATTCCTTTCACTATTGGAGAAACTGTAAAAGTTATCGATGGGCCTTTCAATGGATTTGATGGAACTGTCGAAAAAATAAATGAAGAAAAGCGTAAGCTTGAAGTAATGGTTAAAATTTTCGGAAGAAAAACACCATTAGAGTTAAGTTATATGCAAGTTGATAAAGTATAA
- the rplK gene encoding 50S ribosomal protein L11, with protein MAKELGKVVKLQVRGGAANPSPPVGPALGAAGVNIMEFCKQFNARTQDKPGKVLPVVISVYKDKSFDFVIKTPPAAVQLLEAAKVKKGSGEPNRKKVAKVTWDQVKAIAEDKMQDLNAFNIGSAMKMVAGTARSMGITVKGGEAPN; from the coding sequence ATGGCAAAAGAATTAGGTAAAGTAGTTAAATTACAAGTTCGGGGAGGTGCTGCGAATCCGTCGCCACCGGTTGGACCCGCTTTAGGAGCTGCTGGAGTTAATATTATGGAATTTTGTAAACAATTCAACGCTAGAACTCAGGATAAACCTGGTAAAGTTCTTCCAGTTGTGATTTCAGTTTACAAAGACAAGTCGTTCGACTTTGTTATTAAAACTCCTCCAGCTGCGGTACAATTATTGGAAGCGGCCAAAGTAAAAAAAGGATCTGGTGAACCGAACAGAAAGAAAGTAGCAAAAGTAACTTGGGATCAAGTGAAAGCTATCGCAGAAGACAAAATGCAAGATTTGAATGCATTTAATATCGGCTCTGCAATGAAGATGGTTGCAGGAACTGCAAGATCAATGGGAATCACAGTTAAAGGTGGTGAAGCACCTAACTAA
- the rplA gene encoding 50S ribosomal protein L1, whose translation MAITKKQKEAKAKVEKNKLYSLEEASALLKEITYTKFDASVDLAVRLGVDPRKANQMVRGVVSLPHGTGKDMKVLALVTPDKEEEAKAAGADYVGLDEYLEKIKGGWTDVDVIVTMPAIMGKLGPLGRVLGPRGLMPNPKTGTVTMDVAKAVAEVKAGKIDFKVDKTGIVHAPIGKASFSADKLQDNALELLTTLNKLKPTASKGIYMKSIFMSSTMSPSIAIDPKFS comes from the coding sequence ATGGCAATTACAAAAAAACAAAAAGAGGCGAAAGCTAAAGTAGAGAAGAATAAATTATATTCTCTTGAAGAGGCTTCGGCATTATTAAAAGAAATTACGTATACAAAATTTGATGCCTCAGTTGATTTAGCTGTAAGACTTGGAGTTGATCCTCGTAAAGCAAATCAAATGGTGAGAGGAGTAGTTTCTCTTCCTCACGGAACGGGTAAAGACATGAAAGTTCTTGCATTAGTGACTCCAGATAAAGAAGAGGAAGCTAAAGCGGCAGGAGCAGATTACGTAGGATTAGATGAGTACCTAGAAAAAATCAAAGGTGGTTGGACAGATGTTGACGTTATTGTCACAATGCCGGCTATTATGGGTAAGTTAGGACCATTAGGTAGAGTGTTAGGGCCAAGAGGTCTTATGCCAAACCCAAAGACTGGAACGGTTACTATGGATGTTGCTAAAGCAGTAGCTGAAGTAAAAGCTGGTAAAATCGATTTTAAAGTAGATAAAACAGGAATAGTACATGCTCCTATAGGTAAAGCATCTTTTAGTGCTGATAAATTACAGGATAATGCACTTGAATTGTTAACTACTTTAAACAAGTTGAAACCAACAGCATCTAAAGGTATTTACATGAAGAGTATCTTTATGTCTAGTACAATGAGTCCTAGTATCGCAATTGATCCTAAATTTAGTTAA
- the rplJ gene encoding 50S ribosomal protein L10, with protein sequence MTREEKSQVIEELTAQLADNANIYLTDISGLNAGSTSDLRRACYKADVQLNVVKNTLLTKAMEASDRDFGDLPTVLKGNTSVMYSETGNAPAKVIKAFRKKSEKPLLKGAFIEEAVYLGDDQLDMLVDIKSKEELIGEIIGLLQSPAKNVISALKSGGGTLAGIIKTLSEKEG encoded by the coding sequence ATGACAAGAGAAGAAAAATCACAAGTAATTGAAGAGTTGACTGCTCAGTTAGCAGATAATGCTAATATATATTTAACAGATATTTCTGGATTAAATGCAGGTAGCACTTCAGATTTACGTCGTGCTTGTTACAAGGCAGACGTTCAATTAAATGTAGTTAAAAACACATTATTAACTAAAGCTATGGAAGCTTCTGATAGAGATTTCGGAGACCTTCCGACAGTTTTAAAAGGGAATACCTCTGTAATGTATTCTGAAACTGGTAATGCTCCAGCTAAAGTAATTAAAGCCTTCCGTAAAAAATCTGAAAAGCCTTTGCTTAAAGGTGCTTTTATTGAAGAAGCTGTTTACCTTGGAGACGACCAATTAGATATGCTCGTTGATATCAAGTCTAAAGAAGAGTTGATTGGAGAAATCATTGGATTGTTACAATCACCAGCTAAGAATGTTATTTCAGCGCTTAAATCAGGTGGTGGGACATTAGCAGGTATTATCAAAACATTATCCGAAAAAGAAGGATAA
- the rplL gene encoding 50S ribosomal protein L7/L12 codes for MADLKDFAEQLVNLTVKEVNELATILKDEYGIEPAAAAVAVAAGGGAAGGDAAEEQTEFDVILKAAGGSKLAVVKLVKELTGLGLKEAKGLVDEAPSAIKEGVAKDEAEALKSQLEEAGAEVELK; via the coding sequence ATGGCAGATTTAAAAGATTTCGCAGAACAATTAGTTAATTTAACAGTAAAAGAAGTTAATGAATTAGCTACAATATTAAAAGACGAATACGGTATCGAACCAGCAGCAGCTGCAGTAGCAGTAGCAGCAGGTGGTGGAGCAGCAGGCGGAGACGCAGCTGAAGAACAAACAGAATTCGACGTAATCCTTAAAGCAGCAGGTGGTTCTAAACTAGCCGTTGTGAAATTAGTTAAAGAGTTAACTGGTTTAGGATTAAAAGAAGCTAAAGGTTTAGTGGATGAAGCACCAAGTGCTATTAAAGAAGGCGTTGCTAAAGACGAAGCTGAAGCTCTAAAATCTCAATTAGAGGAAGCAGGAGCAGAGGTTGAGCTTAAGTAA